Part of the Pseudomonas sp. P8_241 genome is shown below.
TGAGCATTGCGATTATCTGGTGAACCTGCCGATGGCCGGTAGCGTCAGCAGTCTCAACGTTTCCGTGGCGACGGGCGTATGCCTGTTCGAGGCGCAGCGTCAGCGCAGTGCCAAAGCCAAGACGGCTGCCAAGAAGTCCTGATCCACGCCCCACTGTAGGAGCGAGCCGGCTCGCGAAGGACTCAAGATCGCCGCGGAGAATCAGTTTCCCCGCGTGATCGTTGACGACCTTCGCGAGCATGCTCGCTCCTACTGTGCTGTGTCGTCTCGGTGACTGCTCAAATAATCACCAATTACCTTGCGCCTCCTTCGCCCCTTCTCTACAATTGCGCCCCTTGCTGTGATGGCAGGCACCTACGTGTCTAGCGTCCGCAAGTCCATAAGTGTCATTCACTCCTTGTCTGACCGCTTTTGAGCGGCAGGCTACAACCCGTAAGGAGCATTCATGCGTCATTACGAAATCATCTTTTTGGTCCACCCGGATCAAAGCGAGCAAGTCGGCGGCATGGTTGAGCGTTACACCAAGCTGATCGAAGAAGACGGCGGCAAAATCCACCGTCTGGAAGATTGGGGCCGTCGTCAACTGGCCTACGCAATCAACAATGTTCACAAGGCTCACTACGTGATGCTGAACGTTGAGTGCACTGGCAAGGCCCTGGCCGAGCTGGAAGACAACTTCCGCTACAACGATGCAGTGATCCGTAACCTGGTCATCCGTCGCGAAGAAGCCGTTACCGGCCAATCCGAGATGCTCAAGGCTGAAGAAAACCGCAGTGAGCGCCGTGAGCGTCGCGACCGTCCTGAGCACGAAGGCGCTGAAAGCGCTGATAGTGATGACAGCGACAACAGCGATAACGCTGACGAGTAATCCACGGACCTTTTAAGGAGCCTATCAAATGGCACGTTTCTTCCGTCGTCGTAAATTCTGCCGCTTCACCGCTGAAGACGTGAAAGAGATCGATTACAAAGATCTCAACACTCTGAAAGCTTACGTATCCGAGACCGGCAAAATTGTTCCAAGCCGCATCACCGGTACCAAAGCTCGTTATCAGCGTCAGCTGGCCACCGCTATCAAGCGCGCCCGCTTCCTGGCCCTGCTGGCCTACACCGACAGCCACGGCCGCTGAGACCGGGCAGTCGACACGTAGCAAAGGATTGAATGCATGCGTGCCATAGCTGAGTTCATCATGCGCGGCCGTATGCAGGCCACTCTCGTAGTGGCTGGATGCGCGGCATTGCCGTTGTTGTATTGGTTGGGTGCTGCCGCTGGATGCCTTGTGCTCCTGCGGCGCGGATTGAAGGACGCCATAGGCGTTCTTGCTCTGGGAATGCTGCCGGCCTTGGCCTGGTGGCTCTACTCCGACGACCCACGGGCACTTCTGGTGCTGCTGGGGTCTGCGAGCCTTGCGTTGGTTTTGCGCGCAAGCGAGTCCTGGAACCGCGTGCTGCTGGTCAGCATAGCGATGGGAGTGGTGTTTTCAGTGGTGCTGGGGACGGCTTTTGGTCCTCAGATCGAGATGCTGGCGCAGGCTTTGATCAAGGTCATGCCTTCGCTACTCGGTGATGTCTACCAGAAGTTGTCGGTAGACGAGCAAGCGCGTTTCGCGTCCCTGATTGCACCAGTCCTGACCGGCCTGATTGCGGCCTTGTTGCAAATCGTCAGTGTGCTGAGCCTGCTTGCCGGGCGCTACTGGCAGGCGTTGTTGTACAACCCGGGTGGTTTTGGTCGCGAGTTTCGCGCCATCCGATTCCCGCTTTTGCCGGCGATGTTGCTGCTGGCGTGCATGCTTCTGGGGCCCAATCTTGGTTCGCAGATGGCCATGTTGACGCCGTTGTGCAGTGTACCGCTGATGTTTGCCGGGCTGGCCCTGATTCACGGGCTGGTGGCGCAAAAGCGACTGGCCAGGTTCTGGCTGGTGGGGTTGTACGTCACGCTGTTGCTGTTCATGCAGCTGATCTATCCGTTGCTGGTGGTCCTGGCCATCGTCGACAGCCTGATTGATTTTCGCGGTCGTTCGGCACCGAAAGATGCCGATAGCGCGAACGGTGAAGGTTAAAAGTTAAGAGGATTTTCACATGCAACTGATCCTTCTGGAAAAAGTCACCAACCTGGGCAACCTGGGTGACAAAGTGAACGTTAAGGCTGGTTACGGTCGTAACTACCTGCTGCCTTACGGCAAAGCTACCGCTGCGACCCCAGCCAACCTGGCTGCGTTCGAAGAGCGTCGTGCTGAGCTGGAAAAAGCAGCAGCAGATCGTAAATCGTCGGCTGAAAGCCGCGCTGCCCAACTGGCCGAGCTGGAAGTGACTATCACTGCCACCGCTGGCGACGAAGGCAAGCTGTTCGGTTCGATCGGTACTCACGACATCGCTGACGCACTGACCGCCTCCGGCGTTGAAGTGCAGAAGAGCGAAGTTCGTCTGCCGAACGGCACCATCCGCAACGTAGGCGAATTCGACGTGGCCGTGCACCTGCACGCCGAAGTTGAAGCCACCGTACGCGTTGTCGTGGTAGCAGCTTAAGCAGCACTTGTCGGCTGGCACCCTCGGGTGCTTGCCGGTAACATCGGGCACGATCCTGTTTACAGGTCGTGCCCTTTGTCTTTCTGATTCCTCCAATTTCAAGTGGCCATGAACGAAATCTCCGCTCCTGAGCAATACGATCTGCAAACCGCCGCGCTGAAAGTGCCGCCGCATTCCATCGAAGCCGAACAGGCTGTACTCGGTGGTCTGATGCTGGACAACAACGCCTGGGAGCGTGTGCTCGATCAAGTCTCCGACGGCGATTTCTATCGACATGACCACCGCCTGATCTTCCGTGCGATCGCCAAACTGGCCGATCAGAACTCCCCGATTGACGTCGTGACCCTTGCCGAGCAACTGGACAAGGAAGGTCAGACGTCGCAGGTCGGTGGCCTCGGTTACCTTGGCGAGCTGGCGAAAAACACACCGTCCGTCGCCAACATCAAGGCTTATGCGCAGATCGTCCGTCAACGCGCGACGTTGCGCCAGCTGATCGGCATCAGCACCGAGATCGCCGACAGCGCTTTCAACCCGGAAGGTCGCACTGCCGAGGAGATCCTCGACGAAGCGGAACGCCAGATCTTCGCGATTGCCGAGGCCCGGCCGAAAACCGGTGGCCCGGTGGGTGTGAACGATTTGCTGACCAAGGCCATTGATCGCATCGACACGCTGTTCAACACTGACAACGCCATTACCGGCCTGTCCACTGGCTACACCGATCTTGATGAAAAGACCAGCGGCCTGCAGCCGGCTGACTTGATCATCGTCGCCGGTCGTCCGTCGATGGGTAAAACCACCTTCGCGATGAACCTGGTGGAAAACGCCGTACTGCGCAGCGACAAGGCTGTTCTGGTGTATTCCCTCGAGATGCCAGGCGAATCGCTGGTCATGCGTATGTTGTCGTCCCTCGGTCGGATCGACCAGACCAAGGTGCGTTCCGGTCAGTTGGAAGATGACGACTGGCCGCGCCTGACATCGGCGGTGAACCTGCTCAACGACCGCAAGCTGTTCATCGACGACACCGCCGGTATCAGTCCGTCGGAAATGCGTGCGCGTACCCGGCGTCTGGCGCGTGAGCACGGTGAGATCGGCCTGATCATGATCGACTACCTTCAGTTGATGCAGATTCCAGGTTCCGGCGGCGACAACCGAACCAACGAGATTTCTGAAATCTCGCGCTCCTTGAAAGCCTTGGCCAAGGAGTTCAACTGCCCGGTGGTGGCGCTGTCCCAGCTCAACCGTTCCCTCGAGCAGCGACCGAACAAAAGGCCGATCAACTCCGACCTCCGGGAATCCGGGGCGATCGAGCAGGACGCCGACGTGATCATGTTCGTTTATCGTGACGAGGTGTATCACCCGGAGACCGAGCACAAAGGCATTGCCGAGATCATCATCGGCAAGCAGCGGAACGGGCCGATCGGTTTTATTCGTCTGGCCTTTATCGGCAAGTACACCCGATTCGAGAACCTGGCGCCGGGTAGCTATAACTTCGATGATGACGAGTAAGGTATTTAGTGTCCTGAAAGGCCCCATCGCCGGCAAGCCATCTCCTACAGGGGGGGGCGTCGTACCTGTAGCAGCACGCTTGCTCGCGATAGGGGCGACGCAATTTCCGACCATAGCCGTCGGAATTGGTCAAAAAATGTGCTATATTCCGCGCCCGCGAAATTCAATGAAAGCCAACACCGGTTATCGACATGCAAGCAGCCAAGCCGTTATTTGACTATCCCAAGTACTGGGCCGAATGTTTCGGGCCAGCGCCGTTCCTGCCCATGAGCAGGGAGGAGATGGATCAGCTCGGCTGGGATTCCTGCGACATCATCATTGTCACCGGTGATGCGTACGTCGACCACCCGTCGTTCGGCATGGCGATCATCGGCCGGCTGCTGGAGTCCCAGGGCTTCCGCGTCGGGATCATTGCCCAGCCGAACTGGCAGTCCAAAGACGACTTCATGAAGCTCGGCGAGCCGAACCTGTTCTTCGGCGTCGCGGCCGGCAACATGGATTCGATGATCAACCGCTACACTGCCGACAAAAAAATCCGCTCCGATGACGCCTACACTCCCGGCGGCATGGCGGGCAAACGTCCGGACCGCGCGAGCCTGGTTTACAGCCAGCGCTGCAAGGAAGCCTACAAGAACGTGCCGATCGTACTCGGTGGCATCGAAGCTTCCCTGCGTCGCATCGCCCACTACGATTACTGGCAAGACAGGGTTCGCAACTCGATCCTGATCGACGCCTGCGCCGACATCCTGCTCTACGGCAACGCCGAACGTGCGATCGTCGAAGTCGCCCAGCGTCTGTCCTACGGTCACAAGATCGAAGACATCACCGATGTGCGCGGCACCGCGTTCATTCGTCGCGACACGCCGAAAGACTGGTACGAAGTCGATTCCACGCGCATCGACCGTCCGGGCAAGATCGACAAGATCATCAACCCGTACGTGAACACCCAGGACACCCAGGCCTGTGCCATCGAGCAGGAAAAGGGTCCGGTCGAAGATCCGCAGGAAGCCAAGGTCGTACAGATTCTGGCCAGCCCACGCATGACCCGTGACAAGACTGTGATCCGTTTGCCGTCGGTTGAGAAAGTCCGTGGCGATGCGGTGCTGTATGCCCACGCCAACCGGGTACTGCACCTGGAAACCAACCCGGGCAATGCCCGCGCGCTGGTACAGAAGCACGGCGAAGTCGACGTCTGGTTCAACCCGCCGCCGATTCCGATGACCACCGAAGAAATGGACTACGTGTTCGGCATGCCTTATGCGCGCATTCCGCACCCGGCGTACGGCAAGGAAAAAATCCCGGCCTACGACATGATCCGTTTCTCGGTGAACATCATGCGTGGCTGCTTTGGCGGCTGCACCTTCTGCTCGATCACCGAGCATGAAGGCCGGATCATCCAGAACCGTTCGCACGAGTCGATCATTCGCGAAATTGAAGAAATTCGTGACAAGGTCCCGGGCTTCACCGGCGTCATCTCCGACCTCGGCGGCCCGACCGCGAACATGTACCGCATCGCCTGCAAGAGCCCGGAAATCGAATCCGCGTGCCGCAAGCCATCCTGCGTGTTCCCTGGCATCTGCCCGAATCTGAATACCGACCACTCGGCGCTGATTCAGCTGTACCGCAGCGCCCGTGAGTTGCCGGGCGTGAAAAAGATTCTGATCGCATCCGGCTTGCGTTACGACCTCGCGGTCGAGTCGCCGGAATACGTTAAAGAGCTGGTGACTCACCACGTCGGTGGTTACCTGAAGATCGCCCCGGAACACACCGAGGAAGGTCCGCTCAACCAGATGATGAAACCGGGCATCGGCAGCTATGACAAGTTCAAGCGCATGTTCGAGAAGTACTCCAAGGAAGCGGGCAAGGAGCAGTACCTGATTCCGTACTTCATCGCCGCCCACCCGGGCACCACCGATGAGGACATGATGAACCTGGCGCTGTGGCTCAAGGGCAACGGCTTCCGTGCCGACCAGGTGCAGGCGTTCTACCCGTCGCCGATGGCCACCGCCACTGCGATGTACCACTCGGGCAAGAACCCGCTGCGCAAGGTCACTTACAAGAGTGACGCGGTGACTATCGTCAAGAGCGAAGAGCAGCGTCGTCTGCACAAGGCGTTCTTGCGTTATCACGACCCTAAAGGCTGGCCGATGCTGCGTGAGGCACTGACACGCATGGGCCGCGCGGACCTGATCGGGCCGGGCAAGAACCAGTTGATTCCTTTGCATCAGCCGTCAACTGACAGCTACCAGAGCGCCCGTCGCAAGAATTCGACGCCGGCCGGCAGCCACAAGGTTGCAGGGGAAAAGACCACCAAGATCCTGACCCAGCACACCGGCCTTCCGCCGCGTGCCAGCGATGGCGGCAACCCGTGGGACAAGCGCGAACAGGCCAAGGCGGCGGCGTTTGCCCGCAACCAGCAGGCAGCCAAAGAGCGCAAGGACGCCGCCAAGGGCAAAGGCCCCAAGCCGACCCGCAAACCGGTCGTTCCGCGCTAATCCGCACTTGAGCTGAAAAGAACGCCAACCTTCGGGTTGGCGTTTTGCATTTCTGGCATAAGAAAGGTGTTGAAGCCATAGGCCTCATCGCTGGCAAGCCAGCTCCCACAAGGAGCTTCAATCGCCACAGTTTTGTGAACGGCAGATAAACCGGGGGGAGCTGGCTTGCCCGCGATGAGGCCGGTTCATTCAACCTTTCAGCAACTGCTCGCCACATTAAGGCGCAACTACCTCAATCCATTTCCTCGCATCGCCCGATTTTGGTGCTGTACTGCCTCCAGTAACCGGAGAAAGCGCCAGCGCTGCTGGGTGGCATAAGTCTTGCGCGCTTTCGAATACGCTTAGGGCTCGCAGGAGGCACGCCGTGTCGATTCATGTCGCATTGCACCACGTCACGCATTACCGCTATGACCGCGCTGTCGAGCTCGGCCCGCAGATCGTTCGTCTGCGTCCCGCCGCTCACAGCCGCACGCGGATTCTGTCTTATGCGCTGAAGGTCTCGCCCGAACAGCACTTCATCAACTGGCAACAAGATCCGCAGGGCAATTACCTGGCGAGGCTGGTGTTCCCGGAGAAAACCGAGGAGCTGCGCATTGAGGTCGATCTGCTGGCCGAAATGGCGATCTTCAACCCGTTCGATTTCTTCCTCGAACCTTATGCAGAGAAAATCCCCTTTGCTTATGCCGCCGATGAGCGCAAAGAGCTGGCCCCGTATCTGGAAACCTTGCCGCTGACGCCGACGTTCAAGGCCTATCTGGATGGCATTGATCGCACCCCTCTGCCGGCCGTTGATTTCCTCGTCGCGCTCAATCAGCGCCTGAGCGATGACATTGATTACCTGATCCGCATGGAACCGGGCGTACAAACGCCTGAACACACCCTCGTGCAGGCGTCCGGTTCCTGTCGCGATTCCGCCTGGTTGCTGGTTCAGTTGCTGCGCAATCTGGGATTGGCGGCACGTTTCGTCTCCGGTTACCTGATCCAGTTGACCGCTGATGTCAAAAGTATCGACGGCCCGTCCGGCACTGAAGTGGACTTCACCGACCTGCACGCCTGGTGCGAAGTGTATTTGCCCGGCGCCGGCTGGATCGGCCTGGATGCGACTTCCGGGCTGTTTGCCGGCGAAGGACATATTCCGTTGGCCTGTAGTCCCGATCCGTCGTCAGCGGCACCGATCAGTGGCCTGGTGGAACCTTGTGAGTGTGAATTCAGCCACGAAATGTCCGTGGAGCGGATTTGGGAGGCGCCGCGGGTTACCAAGCCCTACACCGACGACCAATGGCTGGCGATCCAGGCCCTGGGTCGGCAGATCGATGCCGACCTGCTGGAAGGCGATGTGCGCTTGACCATGGGCGGCGAACCGACCTTCGTGTCCATCGACGACCCGGATGGTGCCGAGTGGAATACAGCGGCACTGGGGCCGAACAAGCGGCAGCTGTCCGCCGAACTGTTCCAGCGCATGCGCAAGCGTTATGCACCGCAGGGCCTGGTGCATTTCGGTCAGGGCAAATGGTATCCGGGCGAGCAATTGCCACGCTGGTCTCTCAACTGCTATTGGCGCCGTGATGGCGTGCCAATCTGGCAAAACAATGCGTTGGTCGCCGATGAACAGGAAGATTACGGCGCCGATGGGGTGCTGGCCGGGCGTTTTCTGGCGAGCGTTGCCGAACGACTGAAAATTCCGACGCGCTTTGTATTTCCGGCCTACGAAGACAATTTCTACTACCTCTGGCGCGAAGGGACGTTACCGCAGAACGTCAGCGCCGAAGACTCTCGGCTGGAAGAGCCGCTGGAGCGTGCGCGGCTGCGTAAAGTCTTTAGCCAGGGCCTGGACAAGGTCATCGGCCAGGTCCTGCCGCTGGCGCGTACCGCCAAGGGTGATCAATGGCAGAGCGGTCGCTGGTACCTGCGTGACGAGCATTGCCGATTGGTGCCCGGGGATTCTGCGTTGGGCTATCGTTTGCCGCTGGGTTCGCAGCCATGGGTGAAAGCGGCAGAGTATCCGTTCATTCATCCGCAGGATCCGAATCAGGATTTCCCGCCGCTGCCGGATACGGCGCAACTTCAAAGCCAGGGTGCGGCTGCTGAAACTGAAGATCGAGCGCCAAAGATCGATGAGTCGGCAGACTGGCTGACCCGCACCGCGCTGTGTGCCGAAGCTCGGGAAGGGCGGTTGTACCTGTTCATGCCGCCGCTGGAACGCGCCGAGGATTATCTCGAGCTCGTCGCCGCCATCGAGGCCACCGCTGAAGAACTGCGTTGCCCGGTGTTGCTTGAAGGTTACGAGCCGCCGAGCGATCCGCGATTGAGTAACTTGCGCATCACGCCGGACCCCGGTGTGATCGAGGTCAACGTACAACCATCCGCGTCGTGGGATGAGTTGGTGGAGCGCACCGAATTTCTCTATGAAGAAGCGCGGCAGACCCGCCTGACCACCGAGAAATTCATGATCGACGGCCGGCACACCGGAACCGGCGGAGGTAATCATTTCGTACTGGGGGGCGCGACACCGGCTGACTCACCGTTTCTGCGTCGCCCGGATCTGCTGCGCAGCCTGATCAGTTATTGGCATAACCACCCGTCATTGTCCTACCTGTTTTCCGGATTGTTCATCGGCCCGACATCCCAGGCGCCGCGTGTCGATGAAGCGCGCAACGACGCCTTATATGAGCTGGAAATCGCCTTTGCGCAGATGCCCGAACCCGGTGAGGAATGTCCTCCATGGTTGGTGGACCGATTGCTGCGCAACCTGCTGATCGATGTCACCGGCAACACCCACCGAGCCGAGTTTTGCATCGACAAACTCTACTCGCCGGACGGCGCCACCGGCCGTCTCGGCCTGTTGGAATTGCGCGCTTTTGAAATGCCTCCCCATGCACGCATGAGCCTCGCTCAGCAGCTTTTGCTGCGGGCACTGGTCGCACGATTCTGGCGTGAACCCTATGCGCCGCCAAAACTGGCGCGCTGGGGCACCGAACTGCACGATCGTTTCCTGTTGCCGCACTTTATCGAACAGGATTTCGCCGACGTTATCGTCGATCTCAACGCCGCCGGGTATCCTGTGCGGGCCGAGTGGTTCGCCGCGCACCTTGAGTTTCGCTTTCCCAAGGTCGGCGACTACGCCGTCAGTGGCATCGCACTGGAGCTGCGCCAGGCACTGGAACCGTGGCATGTGTTGGGCGAGGAAGGCGCGGTCGGTGGCACGGTGCGTTACGTGGATTCTTCGCTTGAACGTTTACAGGTCAAGCTCACCGGTCTGCCACCCCAGCGTTATCTGTTGACCTGCAACGGCATTCCCGTGCCCTTGCAACCCACCGGACGTGTAGGTGAATTCGTCGCGGGCGTGAGATTTCGCGCCTGGCAACCGGCGAACTGTCTGCAACCGACTATTGCGGTGCATGCGCCCTTGGTATTCGACTTGCTCGATACCTGGATGGGACGGTCGCTGGGCGGTTGCCAGTATCACGTCGCCCATCCCGGGGGACGCAATTACGACAGCCTGCCGGTCAATGCCAACGAGGCCGAGAGCCGGCGCATGGCGCGTTTTTTCCGTATCGGACACACGCCTGGGAAACTTCCTATCCCCAATCTGGAAATCAACGACGAGCTGCCGATGACTCTCGATTTACGACGTTTCTAAACCGTACGCGACGTTCGGATTTTTCGTATATCCGGGCGTCACGAGCCTGCGTTAGTCTGACCGTTCATTGCTGTCTGCCGAGCTTTCCATGCCTGACCTGCTAGACCGCTACCCGCTGACGGCGGGCACCTATCACGAACTGCTCGACGACAGCGGCGCTGTGCGCCCGCACTGGCGCCGGCTGTTCGACCAATTGCAGCGCAGCACACCGGCGCAACTGGTGCAGCGTCAGGCATTGTTGACCCGGCAGATTCAGGAAAACGGTGTGACCTACAACGTCTACGCCGATCCCAAAGGCGCAGACCGACCGTGGGAACTGGACCTGCTGCCCCATGTGATTGCAGCGGATGAGTGGGATCATTTGTCCGCCGGTATTGCTCAACGGGGGCAATTGCTCAATGCGGTTCTGGCGGACCTGTATGGCCCGCAACGGCTGATCGCCGAAGGTCTGTTGCCGGCTGAGCTGATATTCGGACACAACAACTTCCTCTGGCCCTGTCAGGGCATAAAACCGCCTGACGGGGCATTTCTGCATCTGTATGCCGTGGATCTGGCGCGCTCGCCCGACGGCCGCTGGTGGGTGACCGCGGACCGCACGCAAGCGCCGTCCGGAGCCGGATATGCGTTGGAAAACCGCACCATCGTGTCCCGTGCGTTTCCCGAGTTGTACCGTGATTTGAAGGTGCAGCATCTGGCTGGATTCTTCCGCACGCTTCAGGAAACGCTGGTCCGGCAAGCGCCCTGTGGCGATGAGTCACCCTTGGTGGTATTGCTGACACCGGGGCGCTTCAATGAAAGCTATTTCGAACATCTGTACCTGGCCCGCCAGCTCGGTTACCCGCTGGTGGAAGGTGGCGATCTGACGGTTCGCGATGCCACGGTCTACTTGAAAACATTGAGTGGCCTGCGTCGGGTGCACGCAGTCATGCGTCGGCTGGATGATGATTTCTGCGACCCGTTGGAGCTGCGTACCGATTCGGCCCTGGGCGTTCCTGGCCTGCTTGACGCTGTACGGCAGGGCAGGGTGCTGGTAGCCAATGCTCTTGGGAGTGGCGTGCTGGAGTCCCCAGCGCTGTTGGGTTTTTTGCCGAAGATCAATCAGTTCCTGTTCGGCGAAGATCTGATCCTGCCGTCTATCGCAACCTGGTGGTGCGGTGAAGCGCCCGTGTTGGCCCAAGCATTGGAAAAACTCCCGGAATTGCTGATCAAGCCCGCGTTCCCCTCCCAGAGCTTCGCGCCGGTCTTTGGGCGTGACTTGAGTGAAAAACAGCGCCAGGAGCTCACCCTGCGCATGCAGGCACGGCCTTATGCCTACGTCGCGCAAGAACTCGCGCAATTGTCCCACGCGCCGATCTGGCAGGCTGACGACGGTCAGCTGCAACCCCGGGCCATTGGCATGCGCATGTATGCGGTGGCGAGTCGGGAGGGCTATCGGGTGCTGCCGGGCGGTTTGACTCGCGTGGCCGCCGAAGCGGATGCCGAAGTGGTGTCGATGCAACGCGGCGGTGCAAGCAAAGACACTTGGGTGTTGGGTGATCGTCCACCCAGCGGCGAACAATGGAAAGCCCAGCGCAATATTGGCGTGCATGACCTGGTGCGGCGCGATCCGTATCTGCCGTCGCGGGTAGTGGAAAACCTGTTCTGGTTTGGCCGCTACTGCGAACGCTGCGATGACAGTGCCCGTTTGTTGCGCATCATGCTCGCGCGCTATGTGGATGGTGATGACCCGCAAGCCCTGCAAGCCGCGGTCGATCTCGGCGAGCGACTGATGTTGTTGCCGGATGAAGGCGAGCTTCCTGAACGACTGCTGGCGGCGTTGCTTGGCGATGACTGGCCGTTCAGCCTGCGTTCCAATCTGCAACGCTTGCAGTGGGCGGCGTCCCAGGTGCGCGGCAAACTTTCCAGGGAAAACTGGCAGGCACTGGTGGAGTTGCAACGCGAGGCCATGGAGCTGGAAACCGAAGAGCCGGATTTCGGCGAGTTGCTGGATTTTCTCAATCGATTGGTGATGTCACTGGCTGCACTGTCCGGGTTTGCGCTGGATGACATGACTCGGGATGAGGGGTGGCGATTCCTGATGATTGGTCGGCGGATCGAGCGCCTGCAATTTCTCAGCGGCAGTCTGGCGGCGTTCCTTCGTGGGACCGAAACCTTCGATCAGGTTGGGCTGGAGTGGCTGCTGGAGCTGGGGAACAGTAGCATCACCTACCGCTCACGGTATCTGGCGGTGGCGCAATTGATCCCGGTGCTTGACCTGTTGTTGCTCGACGAACAGAACCCACACGCCGTGCTGTTTCAATTGAAACTGGTGACCCGAACCGTCAAGCGCCTGAACGACGATTTCGGCGCACCGCGTGAAACGGTGTTGCCGCATTTGGCTGAACGCCTGGCGCGGTTCGACCTGGGCTGTCTTGAGAACTCGCTGTTTGGTGAAGCGAGCGTTCACGCTGCCATCGAAGGGCTGGCCGAACTGCTGCAAGAAATCGCCGACGCCAGCAGCCAGGTCTCGGATCGCCTTGCGCTGCGGCATTTCGCCCATGTCGATGATGTCAGCCAACGTACGGTGTCCGTCTGATGAGTGCTCATTATCAGATTTTTCACGACACTCACTACCACTACGACACGCCGGTTTCCCTTGCCCAACAACTGGCCCATTTGTGGCCACGTGAGTGTGCGTGGCAGCGCTGCACCGACCGGCAATTGCAGATCAGCCCGCAGCCGACGTCGCGCCGCGATGAGCTGGATGTCTTTGGTAACCCGCTGACGCGGCTGGCGTTCGAGCGTCCGCATGATGAGCTGCTGGTCAATGCGAGTCTCACGATCGAAGTGTTGCCTCGGCCGGCGTTGGATTTCAGCCAGTCTCCAGCATGGGAAGACACCTGCAGTACATTGACTTACAACAGTCAGCCTCTGTCGCCCGAACGGCTAGAAGCTTGCCGTTATCGGTTTGAATCACCTTATGTGCACCTGAAACGTAACTTCGTCGAGTTTTCCGAAAGTTGTTTCCCGGAGGGGCGGCCGCTGCTACTGGGCGTTCAGGCCTTGATGGAGAAAATCTTCAGCGAGTTTACCTTTGATGCCGAAGCGACTCAGGTGGCGACGCCGCTGGTTGAAGTGCTGGAGCGTCGGCGTGGTGTCTGTCAGGACTTCGCCCACCTGATGCTCGCCTGCGTACGCTCTCGTGGTTTGGCTGCGCGGTACATCAGTGGTTACTTGCTGACGCAGCCGCCACCCGGTCAGCCACGCTTGATCGGGGCCGATGCGTCGCATGCCTGGGTGTCGGTTTTTTGCCCCGAGTTGGGCTGGGTGGACTTTGATCCGACCAACAACGTGCAGCCGGCGCTGGAGCACATCACTTTGGCGTGGGGGCGGGATTTTTCCGATGTGTCGCCGTTGCGGGGCGTCATTCTGGGAGGAGGGAATCATGACCCGGAAGTCCGCGTCACCGTGATGCCACTGAATTAACGCAGGTCCCCTGTAGCAGCGAGCTTGCTCGCGAAGAACCCGAGAGCGCCGGGGTGTCAGGCTTGCAGCGTTATCGTTAACGACCATCGCGAGCAAGCTCGCTCCTACAGAAGAGGGCCGGCAGCAAAACTGCCAACCCTGGACACAGATCCGGTGGGCCTGATCAGGTTATCGGGCCCGGAGGGT
Proteins encoded:
- the rpsF gene encoding 30S ribosomal protein S6 — encoded protein: MRHYEIIFLVHPDQSEQVGGMVERYTKLIEEDGGKIHRLEDWGRRQLAYAINNVHKAHYVMLNVECTGKALAELEDNFRYNDAVIRNLVIRREEAVTGQSEMLKAEENRSERRERRDRPEHEGAESADSDDSDNSDNADE
- the rpsR gene encoding 30S ribosomal protein S18, whose product is MARFFRRRKFCRFTAEDVKEIDYKDLNTLKAYVSETGKIVPSRITGTKARYQRQLATAIKRARFLALLAYTDSHGR
- the rplI gene encoding 50S ribosomal protein L9 encodes the protein MQLILLEKVTNLGNLGDKVNVKAGYGRNYLLPYGKATAATPANLAAFEERRAELEKAAADRKSSAESRAAQLAELEVTITATAGDEGKLFGSIGTHDIADALTASGVEVQKSEVRLPNGTIRNVGEFDVAVHLHAEVEATVRVVVVAA
- the dnaB gene encoding replicative DNA helicase; amino-acid sequence: MNEISAPEQYDLQTAALKVPPHSIEAEQAVLGGLMLDNNAWERVLDQVSDGDFYRHDHRLIFRAIAKLADQNSPIDVVTLAEQLDKEGQTSQVGGLGYLGELAKNTPSVANIKAYAQIVRQRATLRQLIGISTEIADSAFNPEGRTAEEILDEAERQIFAIAEARPKTGGPVGVNDLLTKAIDRIDTLFNTDNAITGLSTGYTDLDEKTSGLQPADLIIVAGRPSMGKTTFAMNLVENAVLRSDKAVLVYSLEMPGESLVMRMLSSLGRIDQTKVRSGQLEDDDWPRLTSAVNLLNDRKLFIDDTAGISPSEMRARTRRLAREHGEIGLIMIDYLQLMQIPGSGGDNRTNEISEISRSLKALAKEFNCPVVALSQLNRSLEQRPNKRPINSDLRESGAIEQDADVIMFVYRDEVYHPETEHKGIAEIIIGKQRNGPIGFIRLAFIGKYTRFENLAPGSYNFDDDE
- a CDS encoding YgiQ family radical SAM protein, whose translation is MQAAKPLFDYPKYWAECFGPAPFLPMSREEMDQLGWDSCDIIIVTGDAYVDHPSFGMAIIGRLLESQGFRVGIIAQPNWQSKDDFMKLGEPNLFFGVAAGNMDSMINRYTADKKIRSDDAYTPGGMAGKRPDRASLVYSQRCKEAYKNVPIVLGGIEASLRRIAHYDYWQDRVRNSILIDACADILLYGNAERAIVEVAQRLSYGHKIEDITDVRGTAFIRRDTPKDWYEVDSTRIDRPGKIDKIINPYVNTQDTQACAIEQEKGPVEDPQEAKVVQILASPRMTRDKTVIRLPSVEKVRGDAVLYAHANRVLHLETNPGNARALVQKHGEVDVWFNPPPIPMTTEEMDYVFGMPYARIPHPAYGKEKIPAYDMIRFSVNIMRGCFGGCTFCSITEHEGRIIQNRSHESIIREIEEIRDKVPGFTGVISDLGGPTANMYRIACKSPEIESACRKPSCVFPGICPNLNTDHSALIQLYRSARELPGVKKILIASGLRYDLAVESPEYVKELVTHHVGGYLKIAPEHTEEGPLNQMMKPGIGSYDKFKRMFEKYSKEAGKEQYLIPYFIAAHPGTTDEDMMNLALWLKGNGFRADQVQAFYPSPMATATAMYHSGKNPLRKVTYKSDAVTIVKSEEQRRLHKAFLRYHDPKGWPMLREALTRMGRADLIGPGKNQLIPLHQPSTDSYQSARRKNSTPAGSHKVAGEKTTKILTQHTGLPPRASDGGNPWDKREQAKAAAFARNQQAAKERKDAAKGKGPKPTRKPVVPR